From Ornithorhynchus anatinus isolate Pmale09 chromosome X3, mOrnAna1.pri.v4, whole genome shotgun sequence, the proteins below share one genomic window:
- the RETREG1 gene encoding reticulophagy regulator 1 isoform X4, protein MPEGEDLGQGESWEVINSKPDDRSRFSQCIAESWTNFSVFLQEMSLFKQQSPGKFCLLVCSVCTFLTILGSYVPGVVLSYLILLCAFLGPLLKCNEFGQKVYSKIKSVLLKLDFGIGEYINQKRRERAEVEKDKHHKDDSELDLSALCPQVSSSAVAKELSVSDTDVSEVSWTENGTFNLSGGYTPQTDTSDDLDRPSEREEAFSRDLSEFPSLENGTGTNDEDELSLGLPAQYKRKKEQMDDGPRPSKERRSAAGLSLPLDSDQTLQLMSNLAGQVITAAMTAAVKDQLQGALGQAQPPPPAPSAGEDTDTEDGDDFELLDQSELDQIETDLGLAQDREAELQQKKKPSGFLSNLLGGH, encoded by the exons CTGGGAAGTGATCAATTCCAAACCGGATGACAGATCCAGATTCAGCCAGTGTATTGCCGAATCATGGACGAACTTCAGTGTGTTCCTTCAAGAAATGTCACTCTTTAAGCAGCAGAGCCCCGGCAAG TTCTGCCTTCTGGTCTGCAGTGTGTGCACATTTCTTACAATCTTAGGAAGTTACGTTCCTGGAGTTGTGCTTTCCTACCTTATAC tgctctgtgcttTTCTGGGTCCGCTGCTCAAGTGTAATGAATTTGGTCAGAAAGTATACAGCAAAATCAAGTCAGTTCTGCTGAAACTGGACTTTGGAATTGGGGAATATATCAACCAAAAGAGGCGGGAACGAGCAG AGGTGGAAAAAGACAAACATCACAAAGATGACAGTGAATTAGACTTGTCGGCTCTTTGTCCTCAG GTTAGCTCTTCAGCTGTTGCCAAAGAGCTGTCAGTATCAGACACAGATGTATCTGAGGTGTCTTGGACAGAAAATGGGACCTTCAATCTATCAGGAGGATACACTCCTCAAACGGACACTTCGGATG ATCTCGACCGGCCCAGCGAGCGCGAGGAGGCTTTCTCCCGTGACCTCTCAGAGTTTCCGTCTCTAGAAAACGGCACGGGCACCAACGACGAAGACGAGCTGAGCCTCGGCTTGCCCGCCCAGTACAAGAGGAAAAAGGAACAAATGGACGACGGTCCCAGGCCGAGCAAGGAGAGGCGATCGGCGgctggcctctccctccctctcgacAGTGACCAAACCCTCCAGTTGATGAGCAACCTCGCTGGCCAAGTCATCACAGCCGCCATGACTGCTGCCGTCAAAGACCAGCTGCAGGGCGCCCTGGGGCAGGCCCAGCCGCCCCCACCCGCGCCCAGCGCCGGGGAGGACACGGACACGGAAGATGGCGATGACTTTGAACTGCTTGACCAGTCCGAGCTCGATCAGATCGAGACCGACCTGGGACTCGCGCAAGATCGCGAAGCGGAGCTGCAGCAGAAGAAGAAACCTTCCGGCTTCCTTTCAAATCTGTTGGGAGGCCACTAA
- the RETREG1 gene encoding reticulophagy regulator 1 isoform X3, whose amino-acid sequence MKGDEFCFFVNSLTETENADTSGSWEVINSKPDDRSRFSQCIAESWTNFSVFLQEMSLFKQQSPGKFCLLVCSVCTFLTILGSYVPGVVLSYLILLCAFLGPLLKCNEFGQKVYSKIKSVLLKLDFGIGEYINQKRRERAEVEKDKHHKDDSELDLSALCPQVSSSAVAKELSVSDTDVSEVSWTENGTFNLSGGYTPQTDTSDDLDRPSEREEAFSRDLSEFPSLENGTGTNDEDELSLGLPAQYKRKKEQMDDGPRPSKERRSAAGLSLPLDSDQTLQLMSNLAGQVITAAMTAAVKDQLQGALGQAQPPPPAPSAGEDTDTEDGDDFELLDQSELDQIETDLGLAQDREAELQQKKKPSGFLSNLLGGH is encoded by the exons CTGGGAAGTGATCAATTCCAAACCGGATGACAGATCCAGATTCAGCCAGTGTATTGCCGAATCATGGACGAACTTCAGTGTGTTCCTTCAAGAAATGTCACTCTTTAAGCAGCAGAGCCCCGGCAAG TTCTGCCTTCTGGTCTGCAGTGTGTGCACATTTCTTACAATCTTAGGAAGTTACGTTCCTGGAGTTGTGCTTTCCTACCTTATAC tgctctgtgcttTTCTGGGTCCGCTGCTCAAGTGTAATGAATTTGGTCAGAAAGTATACAGCAAAATCAAGTCAGTTCTGCTGAAACTGGACTTTGGAATTGGGGAATATATCAACCAAAAGAGGCGGGAACGAGCAG AGGTGGAAAAAGACAAACATCACAAAGATGACAGTGAATTAGACTTGTCGGCTCTTTGTCCTCAG GTTAGCTCTTCAGCTGTTGCCAAAGAGCTGTCAGTATCAGACACAGATGTATCTGAGGTGTCTTGGACAGAAAATGGGACCTTCAATCTATCAGGAGGATACACTCCTCAAACGGACACTTCGGATG ATCTCGACCGGCCCAGCGAGCGCGAGGAGGCTTTCTCCCGTGACCTCTCAGAGTTTCCGTCTCTAGAAAACGGCACGGGCACCAACGACGAAGACGAGCTGAGCCTCGGCTTGCCCGCCCAGTACAAGAGGAAAAAGGAACAAATGGACGACGGTCCCAGGCCGAGCAAGGAGAGGCGATCGGCGgctggcctctccctccctctcgacAGTGACCAAACCCTCCAGTTGATGAGCAACCTCGCTGGCCAAGTCATCACAGCCGCCATGACTGCTGCCGTCAAAGACCAGCTGCAGGGCGCCCTGGGGCAGGCCCAGCCGCCCCCACCCGCGCCCAGCGCCGGGGAGGACACGGACACGGAAGATGGCGATGACTTTGAACTGCTTGACCAGTCCGAGCTCGATCAGATCGAGACCGACCTGGGACTCGCGCAAGATCGCGAAGCGGAGCTGCAGCAGAAGAAGAAACCTTCCGGCTTCCTTTCAAATCTGTTGGGAGGCCACTAA
- the RETREG1 gene encoding reticulophagy regulator 1 isoform X5, producing MVYWEVINSKPDDRSRFSQCIAESWTNFSVFLQEMSLFKQQSPGKFCLLVCSVCTFLTILGSYVPGVVLSYLILLCAFLGPLLKCNEFGQKVYSKIKSVLLKLDFGIGEYINQKRRERAEVEKDKHHKDDSELDLSALCPQVSSSAVAKELSVSDTDVSEVSWTENGTFNLSGGYTPQTDTSDDLDRPSEREEAFSRDLSEFPSLENGTGTNDEDELSLGLPAQYKRKKEQMDDGPRPSKERRSAAGLSLPLDSDQTLQLMSNLAGQVITAAMTAAVKDQLQGALGQAQPPPPAPSAGEDTDTEDGDDFELLDQSELDQIETDLGLAQDREAELQQKKKPSGFLSNLLGGH from the exons CTGGGAAGTGATCAATTCCAAACCGGATGACAGATCCAGATTCAGCCAGTGTATTGCCGAATCATGGACGAACTTCAGTGTGTTCCTTCAAGAAATGTCACTCTTTAAGCAGCAGAGCCCCGGCAAG TTCTGCCTTCTGGTCTGCAGTGTGTGCACATTTCTTACAATCTTAGGAAGTTACGTTCCTGGAGTTGTGCTTTCCTACCTTATAC tgctctgtgcttTTCTGGGTCCGCTGCTCAAGTGTAATGAATTTGGTCAGAAAGTATACAGCAAAATCAAGTCAGTTCTGCTGAAACTGGACTTTGGAATTGGGGAATATATCAACCAAAAGAGGCGGGAACGAGCAG AGGTGGAAAAAGACAAACATCACAAAGATGACAGTGAATTAGACTTGTCGGCTCTTTGTCCTCAG GTTAGCTCTTCAGCTGTTGCCAAAGAGCTGTCAGTATCAGACACAGATGTATCTGAGGTGTCTTGGACAGAAAATGGGACCTTCAATCTATCAGGAGGATACACTCCTCAAACGGACACTTCGGATG ATCTCGACCGGCCCAGCGAGCGCGAGGAGGCTTTCTCCCGTGACCTCTCAGAGTTTCCGTCTCTAGAAAACGGCACGGGCACCAACGACGAAGACGAGCTGAGCCTCGGCTTGCCCGCCCAGTACAAGAGGAAAAAGGAACAAATGGACGACGGTCCCAGGCCGAGCAAGGAGAGGCGATCGGCGgctggcctctccctccctctcgacAGTGACCAAACCCTCCAGTTGATGAGCAACCTCGCTGGCCAAGTCATCACAGCCGCCATGACTGCTGCCGTCAAAGACCAGCTGCAGGGCGCCCTGGGGCAGGCCCAGCCGCCCCCACCCGCGCCCAGCGCCGGGGAGGACACGGACACGGAAGATGGCGATGACTTTGAACTGCTTGACCAGTCCGAGCTCGATCAGATCGAGACCGACCTGGGACTCGCGCAAGATCGCGAAGCGGAGCTGCAGCAGAAGAAGAAACCTTCCGGCTTCCTTTCAAATCTGTTGGGAGGCCACTAA
- the ZNF622 gene encoding zinc finger protein 622, whose protein sequence is MASYTCITCRVSFGAADLQRAHYKTDWHRYNLKRKVAALAPVPADGFEERVRAQRGGAGGAEAETNAAAAATYCTVCSKKFATFNACANHLRSRRHRALQREAVEAVGRRVERLNEKNREKGLAAPALDNDALNSAIQRAIKPQPSPAHAKPPDGPGREGPASRTPEPPRLRWFQRRAGKGAGTREQHHDDDLQDGWEDMDSDEEVDSEDPEEMDVLEEEDEGAGAGGGESAPAGAIAVTDCLFCSHHSSSLMKNVAHMTKVHSFFIPDIEFLSDLRGLIKYLGEKVGVGKICLWCNEKGKSFYSTEAVQAHMNDKSHCKLFTEGDAALEFADFYDFRSSYPDYKEGEESEMSEELPAEKNLEYDDDSMELILPSGARIGHRSLMRYYKQKFGASRAVAVAQNQKAVGRVLRHYRALGWTGGTGATLARERDMQYVQRMKSKWMLKTGMSNNATKQMHFRGQVRF, encoded by the exons ATGGCGTCGTACACGTGCATCACCTGCCGGGTCTCCTTCGGGGCCGCCGACCTCCAGCGCGCCCACTACAAAACGGACTGGCACCGCTACAACCTGAAGCGGAAGGTGGCCGCCCTGGCGCCCGTCCCCGCCGACGGCTTCGAGGAGCGGGTCCGGGCccagcggggaggggcggggggggccgaggCCGAGaccaacgccgccgccgccgccacctacTGCACCGTCTGCAGCAAGAAGTTCGCCACCTTCAACGCCTGCGCCAACCACCTGAGGTCCCGGAGGCACCGCGCCCTGCAGAGGGAGGCGGTGGAGGCGGTgggcaggagggtggagaggcTCAACGAGAAGAACCGGGAGAAGGGCCTGGCCGCCCCCGCCCTCGATAACGACGCCCTCAACTCGGCCATCCAGCGCGCCATCAAGCCCCAGCCCTCGCCCGCCCACGCCAAGCCCCCAGACGGCCCGGGGCGGGAAGGACCGGCCTCCCGGACCCCCGAGCCCCCGCGCCTCCGCTGGTTCCAGCGgcgggccgggaagggggccGGCACCCGGGAACAGCACCACGACGACGACCTCCAAGACG GCTGGGAAGACATGGATTCGGACGAAGAGGTGGACTCCGAAGATCCTGAGGAGATGGATGTTCTCGAAGAGGAAGACGAGGGAGCCggagctggaggtggggaaagcGCACCTGCTGGCGCCATCGCTGTCACCGACTGCTTGTTCTGCTCCCATCACTCCAGCTCCCTCATGAAGAACGTGGCTCACATGACCAAAGTCCACAGCTTCTTTATCCCCGACATTGAATTCCTTTCGGATCTCAGAGGGCTAATTAAATATCTAG GGGAAAAAGTTGGCGTGGGGAAGATTTGCTTGTGGTGCAACGAAAAAGGAAAATCCTTCTACTCCACGGAAGCAGTGCAAGCCCACATGAATGACAAGAGCCACTGTAAACTCTTCACCGAGGGAGATGCCGCGCTGGAATTTGCAGACTTCTATGATTTTAG GAGTAGTTACCCAGACTacaaggaaggggaggaatcAGAGATGTCTGAGGAACTGCCTGCGGAAAAGAATTTGGAGTACGATGACGACAGTATGGAGCTGATTCTCCCTTCAG GTGCCAGAATCGGTCATCGCTCCTTGATGAGGTACTACAAGCAGAAGTTCGGCGCCTCGAGAGCAGTGGCCGTCGCCCAGAACCAGAAGGCGGTGGGCAGGGTGCTCCGGCACTACCGGGCCCTGGGCTGGACCGGCGGCACCG GGGCCACTCTGGCACGGGAGCGTGACATGCAGTACGTCCAACGGATGAAGTCCAAGTGGATGCTGAAGACCGGAATGAGCAACAACGCCACCAAGCAGATGCATTTTAGGGGCCAAGTGAGGTTTTGA
- the RETREG1 gene encoding reticulophagy regulator 1 isoform X2, protein MVLGCVIVQLFKDMILSRLRGAQLWRSLSASWEVINSKPDDRSRFSQCIAESWTNFSVFLQEMSLFKQQSPGKFCLLVCSVCTFLTILGSYVPGVVLSYLILLCAFLGPLLKCNEFGQKVYSKIKSVLLKLDFGIGEYINQKRRERAEVEKDKHHKDDSELDLSALCPQVSSSAVAKELSVSDTDVSEVSWTENGTFNLSGGYTPQTDTSDDLDRPSEREEAFSRDLSEFPSLENGTGTNDEDELSLGLPAQYKRKKEQMDDGPRPSKERRSAAGLSLPLDSDQTLQLMSNLAGQVITAAMTAAVKDQLQGALGQAQPPPPAPSAGEDTDTEDGDDFELLDQSELDQIETDLGLAQDREAELQQKKKPSGFLSNLLGGH, encoded by the exons CTGGGAAGTGATCAATTCCAAACCGGATGACAGATCCAGATTCAGCCAGTGTATTGCCGAATCATGGACGAACTTCAGTGTGTTCCTTCAAGAAATGTCACTCTTTAAGCAGCAGAGCCCCGGCAAG TTCTGCCTTCTGGTCTGCAGTGTGTGCACATTTCTTACAATCTTAGGAAGTTACGTTCCTGGAGTTGTGCTTTCCTACCTTATAC tgctctgtgcttTTCTGGGTCCGCTGCTCAAGTGTAATGAATTTGGTCAGAAAGTATACAGCAAAATCAAGTCAGTTCTGCTGAAACTGGACTTTGGAATTGGGGAATATATCAACCAAAAGAGGCGGGAACGAGCAG AGGTGGAAAAAGACAAACATCACAAAGATGACAGTGAATTAGACTTGTCGGCTCTTTGTCCTCAG GTTAGCTCTTCAGCTGTTGCCAAAGAGCTGTCAGTATCAGACACAGATGTATCTGAGGTGTCTTGGACAGAAAATGGGACCTTCAATCTATCAGGAGGATACACTCCTCAAACGGACACTTCGGATG ATCTCGACCGGCCCAGCGAGCGCGAGGAGGCTTTCTCCCGTGACCTCTCAGAGTTTCCGTCTCTAGAAAACGGCACGGGCACCAACGACGAAGACGAGCTGAGCCTCGGCTTGCCCGCCCAGTACAAGAGGAAAAAGGAACAAATGGACGACGGTCCCAGGCCGAGCAAGGAGAGGCGATCGGCGgctggcctctccctccctctcgacAGTGACCAAACCCTCCAGTTGATGAGCAACCTCGCTGGCCAAGTCATCACAGCCGCCATGACTGCTGCCGTCAAAGACCAGCTGCAGGGCGCCCTGGGGCAGGCCCAGCCGCCCCCACCCGCGCCCAGCGCCGGGGAGGACACGGACACGGAAGATGGCGATGACTTTGAACTGCTTGACCAGTCCGAGCTCGATCAGATCGAGACCGACCTGGGACTCGCGCAAGATCGCGAAGCGGAGCTGCAGCAGAAGAAGAAACCTTCCGGCTTCCTTTCAAATCTGTTGGGAGGCCACTAA